The nucleotide window GAATCCTCCAGCCACCAGGTGACGAACCAGGCAACGCAGGCCAGCGCCAGCGCGAAGTAAAAGTATGGCAGCTTGCTGCGTGGGAACTGGAATTTCAGCCAGCTATCGCCACGCGCCGGGATTTCGATGCCCATCGCAGCACCAGCCCAATCCCAGTTGTGGAAAAGCAGCAGCCCGATCTCAGCAATGACGATGGTGGCGATGACAAAGTAGTGTCCGCGCAGCCGGAAACAGGGATAGCCCAGCGCCATCGCAATCAGCGCGGAGATCACGCCGCCGCCGAGCATTCCGAACCATGGCAGCACGCCGAATTTGGTAAACAGCAGCGCGGTGGTATAGGCCCCGATGCCGAAGTAGAGCGCATGGCCGAGCGAGATCTGCCCGCAATAGCCGGAAAGAATGTTCCAGCTCTGCGACAACGCACCCCACATCAGCGTCAGCACCATGATGTTCTGTACGTAGACGTCCTTGACGAACAGCGGGACGGTGGCCGCAATCGCGGCGAGAACAACGGCGACGATGAGGTCGCGGCGGCGGCGTTCTGCGAAAGCGGTATCCATCACATCGATCCGAACAGGCCGCGCGGCCGGACAAAAACCACAAGGAGATAGACGGCATAGATGCCGACGGCCTTGAGCGACGGCGGCAGCAACATGGCGGTCGTGGCCTCGACGAGGCCGACGATGATGCCGCCGGCGAAGGCGCCGAACACGCTGCCAAAGCCGCCGAGCGCCACAGTCACGTAGGCAATCAGCGCGAACGAGGCGCCAACGTCAGGGTAGATGTAGAAGAAGATCGCCATAATCGCGCCGGCGAGGCCGACAAGCGCCGCGCCGAGGCCCCAGCCCAGCGCGAACACCTTGTTCTTGTCGATGCCGACCAGCGCCACCGCGCCGGCATCCTCGCGGGTCGCTTCCAGCGCGCGGCCGAAATCAGTGCGGTTGATGAAGAGATAGAGCGCGCCGAAAGCGGCGATTGCCACCAGCGCGCCGACCAGTTGCGGCACGGGCAGATAGATTCCGGCCACCGAAACTGTTTTGCCGCCGAGCCAGGAATGCGTTACGCTACGATAGTCCGGCGTGAAGAAGTATTGGGCCAGGCCGCGCATGACGATGGCGAGGCCAAAGGTCGAGAAGATCTGCACCATGCCGGCATTGGCTTTCGCACGCACGGCAAAGCGCACAATTAAGAGATAGACGACGGCCCCGAACACGAACAGGGCGGCGGCGACCAGCGGGGCCGATAGCAAGGGGTCGATCGCAAAGAACACGAACAGGAAGAACGTCGCGTACATCGCGATCATCAGGAATTCGCCGTGCGCGAAGTTCACGACGTCCATCAGGCCGAAGATCAGCGCGAGGCCGACGGCGATGAGGCCGTAAAGCAGTCCCATGAGGAGCCCGCTCGCCAGGCTTTGGATGATGGTTTCGGCGGTCACCGGGACGCCTCCCTTGCTCGTCGTCCCTGCCTGGTGCGCAATCGCGCACAGATGCAGGGACCATAACCACCGGAGTCGCATTTGGGGGAAGGACGTGAGGCCACGGTGAAACTGATGCTCCTCGGCGTATGGGTCCCTGCTCCGTGCGCAACCGCGCACTAGGCAGGGACGACGCTGCGTTTGTGATGTCTCTCCAGAAGGTGTCAGCCCTGCTTCATCGGCCAGACGGCTTCGGCGATGGCGGCCTGCGGCGGGAAGATGGTGACGAACTTGCCGCCGATATATTGCAGCAGCACCGGGTCGGCGTCGTTGTTCTGGCCCATCTCGTCGAACTTGACGCGCTTCCAGGGCATGATGGTCTGCTCGCCCGGGATGTCGGTGGCGACCAGCGCCTCGCGGATCTTTTCGCCGTCGGTCGACTTGGCGCGGTTGATGGCGTCGGCCATCACCAGCAGGCCCATGAACTGGCGCGAGGTGAGGTCGTTAAAATCCTTGCCCGACTTCTCCTTGAACATGGCGTTGACCTTGCCGACCATCGGCCGCTTGGCGGCGAGATCGAGCGAGAAGCTGCCGCGCGAGATCACGCCTTCGAGCTTGTCGCCGACCGCGTCATACAGCGCCTTTTCGGAGAAGCCGGCGTTCTGCGCGACGATCGCGTTCGGCTTGTAGCCGAGTTCGGCCATGGTCTTGACCAGCAAGATGCCGTCGGTGGTGTAGCTCGAGGGCATCAGCACGTCGGCATTCGCCGTCTTGAGCTGCTGCACTTCCGCCGACAGCGACGGCGAGTTGGAGCGGTACTTGATATCGGAGATGACCTTGTAGCCGCGATCGGAGGCCAGCTTGAGCTGGGTGTTGGCGGAGTCGGTGCCGAAGATGGTGTCCTCGTGGAACAGCGACAGCGTGTCGATCTTGGTACCCTTCTTCTTCATCGCATCGAAGAAGTTGAACATCGCGGCCGAGAACATCTCGTCGTGTGGCGCGGCGCGGAAATAAAACTTGAGGCCACGCTTGTGCAGGCTCGGCGAGGAATTGTCTGCCGAAATGAACGGAACCTGGTAGCGCTCGCAGATCTGGCTGACGGTGACCGCGACCGAACTCTGATAGGTGCCGATGACGGCGCAAACCTTTTCCTGGGTGATCAGGCGCTCGGTTTCGGCGCGACCCTTCTGCGGATCGGCCTGGTGGTCGGCGAAGACGAGGCGGATCTTGGCACCACCGAGGCCGGGCAGCCCCTCGCCCTTCGCCAGCGGCAGATCGAAATCGTGGTTCTTGTTGATGATGTCGAGCGCGGTCTCGAACGACTTCTGCGCGTCGACGCCCATCTGCGCGCTGGCGCCGGAGAACGGATAAATCACGCCGATCACGACTTCGGACGTTTGTGCGCGGGCAGCGACGGGTCCGAGCGCTGCGGCAGCAGTGGCTCCAAGCAACACATTTCGGCGCGTGATGTTCATGGCGATATCCTCTGTTGGATCGGCAACTATCGATGAAACGGTTGACGGTTACGGTAAAGCCTCAATGCACGGCACGGCCTGCATCAAAGCACGGCAAGCTGTTTGTTCATGAGATCGGTCACCAGCATCAATCCGGGCGCGTGCGTGATCGCGAATGGCAGCTTCGCCGCCTGGATCACCGATTGCGGCGTGACACCGCACGCCCAGAACACCGGAATCTCGTCGGCCTCGACCGGCACCGGATCGCCGTAGTCGGGCTTATCGATGTCGGCGATGCCGATCGCGTGCGGATGACCGAGATGCACGGGCGCGCCGTGCACCGCCGGAAAGCGCGTGGTGATCTGCACCGCGCGGATCGCATCCGCCGGCTTGAACGGCCGCATCGACACGACCATGGGGCCTGCGAACGGGCCCGCCGGGCTGCACGCGATATTGGTGCGGTACATCGGCACGCGAACCTTGCGCTCGATGTGGCGGATCGACAGGCCCTCCGCCAGCAGCGCCTCCTCGAACGAGAACGAACATCCGATGACGAAGGCAACGAGATCATCGCGCCAGTGCGCCATGATGTCAGTCGGCTCTTCCACGACTTCGCCGTCGCGCCAGACGCGGTAGCGCGGCAGGTCGGTGCGGATATCGAGATCGATGCCGAGGGCCGGGATGCGCGGGTCGCCGACATCGGAAATGCCGATGATCGGGCACGGCTTGGGATTGAGCTGGCAGAACCGGTGAAACGCGCTCGCGAGCTTTTCCGGCAGGATCGCAAGATTGCCCTGGACGAAGCCGTTGGCGACGCCGGCGGTCGACGAGGCCATGCCGTTGCGGCAGGCATGGCGGGCCGCCACGCTCGGCGATAAATCGGCCGTATCCTGACCGGGCCGTTCCGTCCTCGCCAAGCTGGTCATCGTTGTCCCCGCTTCCATTCTTGTCGACATCTACTCCCGCATATGGCTATGATAATGTCTAATCGTCTTTTCTAATCAAATTCGATAAACCTAAATTATCGACCTGCGGGCAGAGGATGCATGACTGATTTCAAGGCAATTGAGACTTTCATGTGGGTGGTGACGCTCGGCAGCTTTCGCGGCGCGGCCCAGAAGCTCAACACAACCCAGCCCGCGATCTCGCAGCGCATCGCCCAGCTCGAACGCGAAGTCGGCGTGAAACTTCTGCAGCGCGATCGCCGCATGGTGTTGCCGACGCCGAGCGGACGGCAATTGATGGTCTATGCCGAAAAACTGATCGGGCTGCGCTCGGAAATGCTCGCCGTCGTCGGCGATCGCTCGGCAATGCGCGGCGTGCTGCGGCTCGGCGTCGCCGAAACCATCGTGCACACCTGGCTGCCGCAACTGATCAAGAGCGTCAACCATGCCTATCCCAACCTCTCGCTCGAGATCGAGGTCGACATCACCTCGAATTTGCGCAACCGGCTGTTGGCGCAGGAGATCGAACTCGCCTTCGTGCTCGGACCGCTGACGGCGCCGATGGTCAACAACCGGGCACTGTGCGATTACCCGGTGTGCTTCACGGCCAGCCCCTCGCTTGGCCTCGGCAAGCAAGAGCTGACGCTGCACGATCTGGCGAAGTTCCCCATCATCACGTTTTCGCGCCGTACCCAGCCCTATGAAATCGTGCGCTCGCTGTTCAATCGCCCCGACCTGCCGCCGATACGCCTGCATGCCAGCGCCTCGCTCGCAACCGTCATCCACATGGCAATCGAAGGTCTCGGTATCGCCCTGATACCGACCGCGATCGTCGAGGATGATATGGCGAACGGGCGGCTGCAATTGCTGTCGACCAATCTGCGGTTGGCGCCGTTGACTTTTTCGGCAAGCTGGCTCGCCTCCCCCGACACGGTCGCGGTGGAGCGCGTGGTCGAACTTGCGGCCAGCCTGGCGCGAGGAGGCGTCATTGTTGACGCGCCGCCTCAGGCGCGTCATTGAAAATGACCGAACAAGAATGAACAAG belongs to Bradyrhizobium icense and includes:
- a CDS encoding LysR family transcriptional regulator, yielding MTDFKAIETFMWVVTLGSFRGAAQKLNTTQPAISQRIAQLEREVGVKLLQRDRRMVLPTPSGRQLMVYAEKLIGLRSEMLAVVGDRSAMRGVLRLGVAETIVHTWLPQLIKSVNHAYPNLSLEIEVDITSNLRNRLLAQEIELAFVLGPLTAPMVNNRALCDYPVCFTASPSLGLGKQELTLHDLAKFPIITFSRRTQPYEIVRSLFNRPDLPPIRLHASASLATVIHMAIEGLGIALIPTAIVEDDMANGRLQLLSTNLRLAPLTFSASWLASPDTVAVERVVELAASLARGGVIVDAPPQARH
- a CDS encoding branched-chain amino acid ABC transporter permease, whose amino-acid sequence is MGLLYGLIAVGLALIFGLMDVVNFAHGEFLMIAMYATFFLFVFFAIDPLLSAPLVAAALFVFGAVVYLLIVRFAVRAKANAGMVQIFSTFGLAIVMRGLAQYFFTPDYRSVTHSWLGGKTVSVAGIYLPVPQLVGALVAIAAFGALYLFINRTDFGRALEATREDAGAVALVGIDKNKVFALGWGLGAALVGLAGAIMAIFFYIYPDVGASFALIAYVTVALGGFGSVFGAFAGGIIVGLVEATTAMLLPPSLKAVGIYAVYLLVVFVRPRGLFGSM
- a CDS encoding putative hydro-lyase, whose translation is MTSLARTERPGQDTADLSPSVAARHACRNGMASSTAGVANGFVQGNLAILPEKLASAFHRFCQLNPKPCPIIGISDVGDPRIPALGIDLDIRTDLPRYRVWRDGEVVEEPTDIMAHWRDDLVAFVIGCSFSFEEALLAEGLSIRHIERKVRVPMYRTNIACSPAGPFAGPMVVSMRPFKPADAIRAVQITTRFPAVHGAPVHLGHPHAIGIADIDKPDYGDPVPVEADEIPVFWACGVTPQSVIQAAKLPFAITHAPGLMLVTDLMNKQLAVL
- a CDS encoding branched-chain amino acid ABC transporter permease; its protein translation is MDTAFAERRRRDLIVAVVLAAIAATVPLFVKDVYVQNIMVLTLMWGALSQSWNILSGYCGQISLGHALYFGIGAYTTALLFTKFGVLPWFGMLGGGVISALIAMALGYPCFRLRGHYFVIATIVIAEIGLLLFHNWDWAGAAMGIEIPARGDSWLKFQFPRSKLPYFYFALALACVAWFVTWWLEDSKWGYWWRAVKDNPEAAESLGVDVFNSKMGAAAVSAFLVAIGGSFYAQFVYFIDPESVMGFQFSLLMALPAVLGGIGTLWGPMLGAVILIPLTELTRSYVGGSGRGVDLIVYGGLIIAISLARPQGLIGLFTFKGRAGLSAPKRKEAVR
- a CDS encoding ABC transporter substrate-binding protein, which translates into the protein MNITRRNVLLGATAAAALGPVAARAQTSEVVIGVIYPFSGASAQMGVDAQKSFETALDIINKNHDFDLPLAKGEGLPGLGGAKIRLVFADHQADPQKGRAETERLITQEKVCAVIGTYQSSVAVTVSQICERYQVPFISADNSSPSLHKRGLKFYFRAAPHDEMFSAAMFNFFDAMKKKGTKIDTLSLFHEDTIFGTDSANTQLKLASDRGYKVISDIKYRSNSPSLSAEVQQLKTANADVLMPSSYTTDGILLVKTMAELGYKPNAIVAQNAGFSEKALYDAVGDKLEGVISRGSFSLDLAAKRPMVGKVNAMFKEKSGKDFNDLTSRQFMGLLVMADAINRAKSTDGEKIREALVATDIPGEQTIMPWKRVKFDEMGQNNDADPVLLQYIGGKFVTIFPPQAAIAEAVWPMKQG